CATGAGCACGGCAATTCTTTCCGAGCTCGGCAAGATAATGCCTGTCATCAAGAAGACTCAGCACTGCAAAAGCATGAGCCTCAGGTGATCCAGATTCCACCAAAACCCCTACCGATGAATCCACATAATCACGCACCGATCCAACATCCGACACAACGACTGGAACACCACATGCAGTGGATTCCAGGATTGCATTGTTTGCCACAGTGTCAATCAAGGGGAGCAGTAAAAGATCTGAATCGTGATAAAGGTCTCTAAGCTCAAGAGAGGAAAGACCCGCGTGGAAATGACAATGACGGTTAGATGTGTTTTCTCACCTGGTTATTCAGCAATCAGCAGCCGCTGGAGGCACTGCTGAGAGCTGAGGCTACTAAGAGCCATATGGCACCTGTTGCCCCATTACAGATGCCGAGATAGCCGGGTAGCCTGCGGCCTGGAACAGGCGCGCAGGCCAAGTGGTTCCCATTTTACCGTTGCGAGGGCAAGGAGTAAGACTTATCGGTACTCTGCTCAAAAAGTGGTACCAATGGAGAAGCGGACGCCATCAGGCCACCTTGACGGCCGGCACCATCCAAGGGCCGACCAAGTTACTGCTGTCCACCTTGGTTCCTCGCTTTCTAACTGATTGGACAGGCCAAGACCGGCATTTCTTATCTCGCCCTGATGCGCAACCTCGGGGTGAACTGCTGCACAGCAGAGTTGGTTTAGAAATAGATCATGTAGGCGATGAGCAAGCGGGAGGAAATCAATCGTCTGTGGGGAAAAGCAAAGGTGGAATATGCTTGCCTTGGCAGAAAATACTATGCGAGCATGGCAGGTCGCGGATCAGAGAAAAAGGTGCCGATCGTGGCGGCCGTCGAACTCGATGACACAGGTCAATCCCGACACGAGAAGCTTGCCATTATGGCATTCTTCTTCTTCGCCGCCATCGCTGACAGGGCGCACAATTCACTCGCGATGGAATGTGAGACGATCTCTGACGAGCTTTTCTGCTTCTAGTCTTTGGAAGAAGTCAGTTGCTTCCATCACCTATGGTCGCGAAGTACCGCTATCCTATCAACTGCGTGAATCTCGCTGAATCAACACAGCACTGGCAACCCAAAAACCAGCATCACCGGCACTTTTCCCACATTGCGCTTCGAAAAGTACGCTGAACATTACCCAGGAGCCTTCAATTGCCACTTCAATCAGTGCTTAAGTTTGGCAACGATTACTGAGCAAGTAGTCTATGCTGTTGCAGCTGCAGTGCACGACCAAAATATTTTTAAAAAACCGCTATTTTATCCCTCTATTCAAGAAAAATTATGCAGTAAATATACTAGTTGCAGTAAATATGCGTCTTCTTAGCCAACCCAGAGACATTCTTATTATCATTACTTTTTTATAAACATCAATTCGCACTAGAATCAGGCTAGAAAACCTCAGCATAGCAACGAGCGGGCCTTGCACTTGGCAAGAGTGGCTGACGTGCCTAAACACCAAATTCCACCAATTGGAGCCCAATGAATGTTCAACCACTACTTCTTCCTGAGCAGAACAAAAGGCCCAATAGCATCCAGGCCATACAAATGAATCAACGAGAATCTTATTTTTATGTATCACCGGATGTGCAAACATTGCCAGTATTCGATCCAAATAGTCCAAGCGACTCCATCGAATTTCGGGCCGTGTGTTGATCAACTTTCCTCTACATATCATCAATGAGTTGCGACTCTCACATAGTGAAACGATATGAATAATTGCTTGCGAAACTCGCGTGAAGGAATAGTCGACTAGGATTTCTAGATTTTCCCGTAGATACTTCGCCTTCCAAATGTTAGCTGATATAAATAGGCAATCAGAGAATCCAGAAACAACAGAAAAGTTGTGAAAAGTTCTTACATGAAACCACTTACTATCAAAAGGTTCAGAAAAATGATTAAAAATTGCAGCGCTAGCCGAGAATGTACTGCATTTCTCTATTGCCATACTTATTAGCTCATATGCATCACTCCTCAGGAGATCGTCATCCCCAAGGATCCAGACATATTCGGTTGAAACGGAGCCAAGTCCTTGCAATATATTAACAACAAATCCGTGATTAACAGCATTTTCAAATATCGCCGTGTTTGCCATTGACGCAGGCACATCTATATCATCTGAGTTATACAGTCCAGGATTAACTTGAACGACAACACATGTATTGGCGCCAAAAAACTTATTTATCTCTTGCAGCCTGCTTGATACCTCTGCCGGTCGATCCCAGGTGGGTATTAAGATTGTGAGACTTGATAATAAATCAGGCCCATTGTAATCTTGATCCATTAGAAAAACTCCAGCAGGCTGACGGCTTACATCAAATTATTTTCGTTTCCTAATGTTGCATATTTTACTAATATTTTTCAATGTTTTTGCTCTCCACAACTTGTACATATCGGGCTAGCTTCTATCTCAATCCGCTCAGCGTTGTCAAGAATTGAGAGTGCCAGCATGTCTGTCATTCAAGCAGCTCGCTTAGCCTAGGCCTCGACCTTCTATCGGCATCTAGAGGCTCGATATCCTTGACAATCATTTGCCCGGCAGTACTCTTGCTCAATACGATTTATAAATAAAAGACTGATTCAACTGATTTGATGGATGGATTTTGGGTGTAGTCACCCATCAATCGACGACATAACTAGGCACTTGATCTCACCAGTCGAGAGCGTGTTGAGGGCGTACTTACTGAGTTAAGGCATAACCTCACCCCACCCAAGGCCCCATCTGATTGAGCCACAGCTGCCGAACCAAACTCCCTGCCCGGGCGCTCAGGCTACGGGTTGATCCAACTTCTCCAACACCCCGATCACCGCTCCTGCCGTTGCCAGGGCCTCAACCGCATCGCGGCTCTCGAACAGCTCCGATGGCGGCGTTGCGTCGATCGGGTAACGGCTGGTGATCGTCATCCGCGTGAGCGCTTTCAGGGGCGAGCGTTCATGGCCTGTGGACCACCAACGGACGGGCCTCCCGGAAGATCCTGCGCCCATGGGGCGGATGGACATCAGTCACCAAGGGCCCTGGAGCCAGACAGCAAGACCTCGACGCCCCCTCTCGTCTCCAGAGGAGTGGCCTCCAGGCTCGCCTGCACCCGCTCCCTGAGCGCCACCTCAAAGCGTTCCTGGACACCCTCGCGGAGCTTCGCGTAGGTGGAACGGGCGGAAATGGGTATTATTCAACGCTGATGGGGTCCTGATGCCAGGGATTCAAGGTGGCCACACCCGTGGGCTGAAAGTGCTCCAGATTTCGGGTCACCACCGTGAGGCGCCGCTCCAGGGCCGTCGCCGCGATCATCAGGTCAGCACCGCCGTGGCCCAGCTTGGCCGACAAGCTTCCCCATCGCCGGGCGATGGCCAGGTCAACAGGGAGGATGCGTTGCCCATAGGCCTGCAACAATCCATCCAGCCAGCTCGAAAGTCGTGCGGCAAAGGCCGGATCCTGCGAACGCTTCCTGCTGATGCCCCGCTCAATCTCGCCGAGGGTGATCACGCTCAGGAAGAGATCCTCGCTGCGTTGGCCCGACAACCACGACACCACCCCGCGATGGCGCTCCCGGCGCCTGAGTTCCGAGATCACCATCGTGTCGATCAGGAACATTCCAGTTCGCGGGCGTTGATCTCCAGCCGCTCAAAGGCTTCATCGTCCTGGGGGATCTCCATCAGCAGGGCGGGCAAGGAGGGGGCCATCGCCTGTTCCAGGCGGCTCAGCCGCTCGAACGCATCGGCTGAGATCACCACACTGACCAGGCGCCCTCGGCGCGTGACCATCTGGGGTGTGCCAGCCAGGGCGGCCTCCACGACGGCACTGAAACGGTTCTTGGCGTCCTGGAGCGTCCAGACGGGACGGTTCACGGGGACCTGACTGGCTAGCTGATCGATCTAGCCTATCTAGACGGCGGGCGATGCCCTCGAGCACGTGGGGGCGGCGCTGCCGTCCTTCAGGCCTGCCAGATCTCCGCGAGGTTCAAGCGAAGCCCCGGCAGCCCATCGCCACCATCAAGTTCTCTGGCACCCTCCAGTCGCTGCATCTCACCATGGGCTGGCCAGATCTCCACGGCCTGCTCCTCGGGTAGCAGCAACCAGCCCAGCTGGGCGCCGTTGGCCTGGTAGGCGGCCAGCTTGCGCCGCAGGGCGCTGATGCCACGGGGACCCTGATCGCTGGGGCTGGCCAGCTCCACCACCAGATCGGGGCAGAGGGGCGCGAAGCCACGGCGCTGCTTTGGGGTGAGCGACTCCCAGCGCTCCGTGCGCACCATGGAAGCGTCGGGGCTGAGCACCGAACCATCGGGAAGGAGGAAGCCTGCACAGCTGTCGAACACCTTCCAGCCGCCGTGCTGATCGGCCCAGAGGAGCAGGCGCATCACCAGCCGGGAGTTTCGGGCGCCGGTTTCGCTTCCTGTCGGGGTCATCGAGATCACGCGGCCATCGGCGGCCAGCTCCAGCACCGCCTCACGGTTTTCGGAGCACACCAGCGCGAACTGCTCAGGCGTGAGTGGCAGATCAGCAGGCAACCGCAGCGGAGCCGGGGCATCAAACGAGAGGCTGGTGGCTGGGCTGGTGGTGAACGTCATCGCCGAAGGCCGGCTGAGGATTTCAGCGTAGCGAGGTTGACTTGGATCGCTCCAGCAAGACTGCGACGCTGCCTGCCGGCGCCGATCAGGCAGCGTATCTCGACATCCTCTCTGTGATCGCCAACCTGGCTCACGAACGGTGAAGGCCTCAGATCGCGGGGTCGATCCATGGGCACGGCAGAGCGTGGCACCATTAAGCCAGCAGCCGCACCTCAAGCCCCTCCAGCCTCTGGAACGCCGCATCTCCTGTGAGCATCCATGCCTGGTTTCGTCCCAGCAGCTGACAGCAGGCTGCCTGCAGGGCGTCGGGTGTGCGCAGGCCGTAGCTCAACCTCAGCTCAGTCGCGGCTTCCACCACCGAACGGGTGAGTTCCACCCAATGCAGATCAGGCCTTGCAAAGAAGGCATCAAACCCACGCGGCATTCAAGCCAGGTGAGCCGGCTCAATCCAAGCTGCACATCCCCATGCCGCTCCACCAGATCGGCGAGCACACCTAGGCAACGGGCCAAGAAGGGAGATCACCAAGCCCACCCATCCGTGAGTTCGGCATCGATGCCGGTTTTCGATCGGCTGCCACTGGAAAGGGTTGGACAACAACCACACCGGTGACTCCATGGGCCTGTGGCGAACCGCAGGTCAGATGTAATCAGTACCGAAAACAGAAACAACCTCACCCCACTCCGGGCGGTCAGGGTGCGGGTTGATCCAACCGCTCCAGCAACGCAATCACCGCCCCTGCCGTTGCCAGGGCCTGAACCGCATCGCTGCTCTCGAACAGCTCCGATGGCGGCGTTGCGTCGATCGGGTTGCGGCTGGTGATCGTCATCCGCGTGAGCGCTTTCAGGGGTAACTCCACCAGCTCGTCCACGTCCACACCCTGATCCCGAAGCGCCGCCACCAGATCAGGAAGCACATGAGTATGCGGCGGCTCCCGTCCCAGTTCCAACAGGGCACCCTTGAGTGCTTTCTCCGCCGCCTGGGCGGCGAAGTAACAGGCCTGGGCGTGAAATCCGTTGTCCGTGGCCAGACGGGCCATCGCCAGATCATTGTTCGCCTGACTTAGCCAGGCCTGGGGGCGAGCGTTCATGGTCTGTGGACCACCAACGGACGGGCCTCCCGGAAGATCCTGCGCCAATGGGGCGAATCGCCCCTGGCCATGGCCTGCCAGCGCCCGCGGCTGAGGGCGATCACATCGGCACCGAGCCCTGCGTCCAGCAGGGCATCCGCCACGCCATCAGCCTGCACCTGGGTATCAGCCACCACCAGCAGATCGGTGTCGGAACAACCGTCCCAGTCACCACGGGCCCTCGAGCCAAACAGCAAGACCTCGACGCCCCCTCCGGGCTCCAGTGGGGTGGCCTCCAGGCTCGCCTGTACCCGCTCCCTGAGCGCCACCTCAAAGCGTTCCTGGACACCCTCGCGGAGCTTCGCGAAGGTGGAACGGGTGGAAATGGGCATCAAATCACGCTAATGGGGTCCTATTGATTCAGCCAGCTCGAAAGTCGTGCGGCAGCTG
Above is a genomic segment from Cyanobium sp. ATX 6F1 containing:
- a CDS encoding glycosyltransferase family 2 protein produces the protein MDQDYNGPDLLSSLTILIPTWDRPAEVSSRLQEINKFFGANTCVVVQVNPGLYNSDDIDVPASMANTAIFENAVNHGFVVNILQGLGSVSTEYVWILGDDDLLRSDAYELISMAIEKCSTFSASAAIFNHFSEPFDSKWFHVRTFHNFSVVSGFSDCLFISANIWKAKYLRENLEILVDYSFTRVSQAIIHIVSLCESRNSLMICRGKLINTRPEIRWSRLDYLDRILAMFAHPVIHKNKILVDSFVWPGCYWAFCSAQEEVVVEHSLGSNWWNLVFRHVSHSCQVQGPLVAMLRFSSLILVRIDVYKKVMIIRMSLGWLRRRIFTATSIFTA
- a CDS encoding type II toxin-antitoxin system VapC family toxin translates to MVISELRRRERHRGVVSWLSGQRSEDLFLSVITLGEIERGISRKRSQDPAFAARLSSWLDGLLQAYGQRILPVDLAIARRWGSLSAKLGHGGADLMIAATALERRLTVVTRNLEHFQPTGVATLNPWHQDPISVE
- a CDS encoding type II toxin-antitoxin system Phd/YefM family antitoxin — encoded protein: MNRPVWTLQDAKNRFSAVVEAALAGTPQMVTRRGRLVSVVISADAFERLSRLEQAMAPSLPALLMEIPQDDEAFERLEINARELECS
- a CDS encoding Uma2 family endonuclease, encoding MTFTTSPATSLSFDAPAPLRLPADLPLTPEQFALVCSENREAVLELAADGRVISMTPTGSETGARNSRLVMRLLLWADQHGGWKVFDSCAGFLLPDGSVLSPDASMVRTERWESLTPKQRRGFAPLCPDLVVELASPSDQGPRGISALRRKLAAYQANGAQLGWLLLPEEQAVEIWPAHGEMQRLEGARELDGGDGLPGLRLNLAEIWQA
- a CDS encoding type II toxin-antitoxin system VapC family toxin → MPRGFDAFFARPDLHWVELTRSVVEAATELRLSYGLRTPDALQAACCQLLGRNQAWMLTGDAAFQRLEGLEVRLLA
- a CDS encoding HEPN domain-containing protein codes for the protein MNARPQAWLSQANNDLAMARLATDNGFHAQACYFAAQAAEKALKGALLELGREPPHTHVLPDLVAALRDQGVDVDELVELPLKALTRMTITSRNPIDATPPSELFESSDAVQALATAGAVIALLERLDQPAP
- a CDS encoding nucleotidyltransferase domain-containing protein — translated: MPISTRSTFAKLREGVQERFEVALRERVQASLEATPLEPGGGVEVLLFGSRARGDWDGCSDTDLLVVADTQVQADGVADALLDAGLGADVIALSRGRWQAMARGDSPHWRRIFREARPLVVHRP